The Bacteroidia bacterium genomic interval ATAAATTATTGATCGAGGCCTGGCAATTGGGCATCAAAACCCTCTACTACCAGCGTAGTCAGAGTGTTTCCAAGGAATTTATCTCCAATATCGTGAGCTGTTCGAGCTGTGAAGCCTAAACTCAGTTTAAAAGATTTCAGGAATGCGTCCTTCTATCTGGAGGGGCGCATTTTTCTTTCCTAATGCTTAGCTTTCCACCTAAAAGTTGCAACAAAGCAAAATCTTTATCTCATGCGACTGGAAAGATTATTGAAATTACAGCTACTCTATTGCCTGCTGGGAATCCTTTTTAACCTAATCAGTTGGTTTATGCTCTCTCAGGGAACAAAAGCCCTTACACCTACTGATCCAGGGGCAGGAATAATAGTCATGTCTGTGTACGGCCTATTTCTCATAAGTGGGAAAATGAGGAAACGAAGCCTCTATCGAATTCTTATGGGATTGTCAGTGGCCATTTTTATCTACGGCGGGCTTATCAAACATATCATTGGCCTCAACCAAAGTCCTGAGGTTTATTATTCTCTTGTTAGTGGCTTAGTAGCGATTGGCATAAACCTATTTGGCCTTGTCCTGAATAGTTTAGCAGCTTTGGAGAAATTCACCTAAAATTAAGGGTGTAAAATTATTAATCCTTCAAAAAACCATCAACCTCATTACGTTAGTCTTTACTTAAGGAACATATTCAGACACACAAAGTTTATTTACAAATGAATAGCAAATATCTATATGTAGCAGGAGCACTAGCGATGATGCTTTGGGCTCTCACTTTTTCTTCCTGCAAAGAGACTCAGCATTCCCAAACTACGGAAGTAGTAAAAACGGAAATTGATCAGGAAGCAATTATTAAAAGAGGAGAATATCTGGTAACCATCATGGGCTGTAATGATTGTCACTCTCCCAAGCGAATGGGGCCCAATGGACCTGAAATTATTCCCGAACTTATGCTATCTGGTTACCCTGCTGACAGAGAGATCGTCCAGTTTCAAGATGAGTTAATCGGACAGGGATTTGCCCTTTTGAATCCAGATCTCACTGCCGGTATAGGTCCCTGGGGGACTTCCTTCGCAGGAAACCTGACACCCCACGAAACAGGCATAGGGAATTGGACGGAAGAACAATTCAAGAAAGCGCTTATGGAAGGGAAGTATAAAGGTATGGATGGAGGACGTATGCTTTTGCCACCAATGCCCTGGGTTAATTATAAGGATATGACGGATGAAGATTTGAAGGCTGTATTTGGGTACCTTAAGAGTATCGCACCTGTAAACAATATTGTTCCCCCTCCTATTCCTCCTCAATAAATCTTGTAATAAAAAAGGCAGCTTACTGCTGCCTTTTTTTTATTATCCGATTTGATCAAACCTTGTATAAGGTCTCAATGCCTCCGGTATTCGTATGCTGCCATCTGCCTGCTGGTGATTTTCCAACAAAGCTGCGACGATACGTGGCAGAGCCAATGCACTTCCATTCAAAGAATGCAAGAGGATCTTTTTATTCTCTTCGGTACGATAGCGAAGCTTGAGGCGATTGGTTTGGAAGGTTTCAAAGTTACTTACAGAACTCACTTCCAGCCATCTTTCCTGAGCCGCACTAAATACTTCCAGGTCGAAAGTCTTGGCTGATGCATGGCTCATATCTCCACTGCAAAGCAAGAGTCTTCTGAATCTCAACTCCAGGGCTTCCAGGAGAGACTCGACATAGGTAGTCATTTCTTCCAGGGTATCATAAGATTTCTCAGGTAGACACACCTGTACCAACTCAACTTTGTCAAATTGATGCAAACGGTTGAGGCCTTTTACATGGGCTCCATAAGAGCCCGCTTCTCTCCGAAAGCAAGGAGTGTAGCCACAATTTTTCAGGGGAAGGCGATCCATCTTTATAATATCATTGCGATAAAGATTGGTGATCGGCACCTCCGCGGTAGGAATCATATAGAATCCATCCTTCTCTATATGGTACATCTGTCCCTCCTTATCCGGCAATTGTCCGGTTGCATAAGCAGAATCTTCATTTACCATGAGGGGCGGCTGTATTTCCTGGTAGCCGGCTTCACGGGCTTTATCCAGAAAGAAACTAATCAAAGCTCTCTGCAAGATGGCTCCGTCTCCTTTGTAAACAGGGAAACCAGCTCCGGTAAGTTTAACCCCCAACTCCCAGTCAATAATATCGTGCTGCCTTGCCAATTCCCAATGAGGTTTGGGAGAAAAGTCAAAGCTAAGTTCGACTCCTTTCTCAAAGACCACTTCATTGTCATCTGCGGACTTTCCACTTGGAACACTCGCATGAGGAGAATTTGGCAGCTCATCCAGTTCATGTTTGGTCCTGGTTTGGACATCAGAGACTTCCTGCTCCAATTCCTTGATTCGGTTTTTAGCATCAGCAGATTGCTTTTTAGCAACTTCTGCCTCTTCCTTTTTTCCTTCACGCATCAACAAACCTATCGACTTGGAGGTCTGGTTCATCTCTGCACGATACTTTTCCAACTCTGTGATGATCTCTTTTCTACGATCATCCAGACGCAGGATCTCTTGCAATACGTCAGCAGCATTAGCTACTCCTTTACGAGCAAGGCTCCCCGCGATTTCCTCCGTTTTTTGTCGAATTTTTGCGATTTCCAGCATAGGTTTTTTGCTATTTCCTGCGAAATAACAAAAAGCTATTCACATTCGTAAGAAAAATACGGTGAAATAAAATTGTAAAGCAGATTTTTTTTGGAAAACTAGATTTAGTTTCCTTCCTTTGTGGAGATTTTTCAAACCAACCACTCCCATTCTTCAAGCGGAGTGCATCTCAATTCAACATCGTTTTATTTCTGACCTAAGCCTAATCACCATAGGTAAGCCGCAACGGGCTTTTTGAGACATAGAATACTCATCCATTTTATATGTACGATATAATAGAACTGAATAATAATGATCTCTCCGAATTACAGGAGATCGCGCAGAAGCTGGAAATCGCAAACCATGAAGAGTTAGCCAAACAAGATTTGATTTTCAAGATTCTTGACAAACAAGCGGTTATGCCCGCCAAAGAACTTGCCGCACTAAAAGAAAAAAGCACAGCCAACAAAAACGAATCCGCAGAGGAGAACAAAAAAGAAGCTGAGGCGAAGCCTAAAAGAAAGCCAAGAAAGAAAAAAGAAGAGCCAAAGGAAGAAGCTGTTGTAGCAGAAGAAAGCGAGGAGGCTCCTAAACCCAAAACAAGGGGACGTAAAAAAAGCACCAAAGCTGAGAAAGAAGAATCTGCCGAAGTTGAGGCACCTAAGAAGCGGACTCGTAAAAAAACCAGCAAGAAAACGGAAGAGCCTGAAGTTGTTGAGGTAATAGCGGAGAAGGAAGAAGCTGTTGAAGTTCCAGAAAAAGTGGAAGAGGTCGCTAAACCAGAGGCAGAAAAAGGAGAA includes:
- a CDS encoding diheme cytochrome c-553, which encodes MNSKYLYVAGALAMMLWALTFSSCKETQHSQTTEVVKTEIDQEAIIKRGEYLVTIMGCNDCHSPKRMGPNGPEIIPELMLSGYPADREIVQFQDELIGQGFALLNPDLTAGIGPWGTSFAGNLTPHETGIGNWTEEQFKKALMEGKYKGMDGGRMLLPPMPWVNYKDMTDEDLKAVFGYLKSIAPVNNIVPPPIPPQ
- the serS gene encoding serine--tRNA ligase, which gives rise to MLEIAKIRQKTEEIAGSLARKGVANAADVLQEILRLDDRRKEIITELEKYRAEMNQTSKSIGLLMREGKKEEAEVAKKQSADAKNRIKELEQEVSDVQTRTKHELDELPNSPHASVPSGKSADDNEVVFEKGVELSFDFSPKPHWELARQHDIIDWELGVKLTGAGFPVYKGDGAILQRALISFFLDKAREAGYQEIQPPLMVNEDSAYATGQLPDKEGQMYHIEKDGFYMIPTAEVPITNLYRNDIIKMDRLPLKNCGYTPCFRREAGSYGAHVKGLNRLHQFDKVELVQVCLPEKSYDTLEEMTTYVESLLEALELRFRRLLLCSGDMSHASAKTFDLEVFSAAQERWLEVSSVSNFETFQTNRLKLRYRTEENKKILLHSLNGSALALPRIVAALLENHQQADGSIRIPEALRPYTRFDQIG